The following are encoded together in the Lactuca sativa cultivar Salinas chromosome 1, Lsat_Salinas_v11, whole genome shotgun sequence genome:
- the LOC111910750 gene encoding uncharacterized protein LOC111910750 has protein sequence MATTLVLGYGKMMSSIEYLQRLPITRLVITKKLAAIGLQPQKPHLVGGTLITSSSQLDRRAFLVHSVKPGNHHRPPPPTGDSSSSWQQWIFRIITTVIVPFFSRKWSNLLKFKDEVDTVVEETEKILEYVEEVAETVDKVAKEVADHLPDGGKWRNAALFVEDVAEEVAREAQLVEDFLHNVEEIEQEVELLGESVKDQTKNFHQDPNSSTQKIH, from the exons ATGGCGACAACATTGGTTCTTGGCTATGGTAAGATGATGAGTAGTATTGAGTATTTACAGAGATTGCCTATTACCCGTCTGGTAATCACTAAGAAACTGGCCGCTATTGGCCTCCAACCTCAGAAACCGCACCTTGTCGGGGGCACTCTGATCACTTCCAGCAGCCAATTAGATCGTAGAGCCTTCTTGGTGCATAGTGTTAAACCAGGAAATCATCATCGTCCTCCTCCTCCTACCGGTGACTCTTCAAGTTCATG GCAACAATGGATTTTTAGAATAATAACTACCGTGATCGTACCGTTTTTCAGTAGAAAATGGAGCAACTTATTGAAATTTAAAG ATGAAGTTGATACGGTGGTTGAGGAAACCGAGAAAATACTAGAGTATGTGGAGGAAGTGGCGGAGACGGTAGACAAGGTGGCAAAAGAGGTGGCCGATCATCTTCCTGATGGTGGTAAATGGAGAAACGCCGCCTTGTTTGTGGAAGATGTGGCGGAGGAAGTAGCAAGAGAAGCTCAATTGGTTGAAGATTTCCTCCATAACGTTGAAGAAATAGAACAGGAGGTGGAGTTGTTGGGTGAATCAGTCAAAGATCAAACCAAGAATTTCCATCAAGATCCTAACTCAAGTACTCAAAAGATTCATTAA
- the LOC111910770 gene encoding uncharacterized protein LOC111910770: MSITTCLSSQINLHETLTHKSYVSLSFNPISGFPINKHTIALAPLTTTNIAASRWESMIAYANVEPAGTPSPPPTPPSGSWKNWAIGILMTVAVPSVTTKGGPIKLLLQKVDHIVDTAEHISDIVESVADKVDKVVEELEDDLPENSQIKKTLDYIEQVAERVEKDAHTAGDFIDKFQEMQEKIEDLMEPVLEEAREVAKETKEREKHKNNDID; this comes from the exons ATGTCGATCACAACGTGTTTGTCTTCTCAAATAAATTTGCATGAAACCCTAACTCACAAATCCTATGTTAGCCTTTCATTCAATCCTATTTCTGGTTTTCCGATCAACAAACACACCATAGCGCTAGCTCCGCTCACAACCACCAACATCGCCGCCAGTAGATGGGAATCCATGATCGCTTATGCCAACGTGGAACCCGCCGGAACACCATCTCCACCACCTACTCCTCCTTCTGGTTCCTG GAAGAATTGGGCTATTGGGATTTTGATGACAGTTGCCGTCCCTTCTGTTACAACCAAAGGAGGTCCAATCAAATTACTTCTAC AGAAAGTTGACCACATAGTGGATACGGCGGAGCATATATCGGATATAGTGGAGTCGGTGGCGGATAAGGTGGACAAAGTGGTGGAGGAACTCGAAGATGATCTGCCGGAAAATAGCCAAATCAAGAAGACTCTTGATTACATCGAACAGGTGGCTGAAAGAGTGGAAAAAGATGCTCACACCGCCGGCGATTTCATTGACAAG TTTCAAGAAATGCAAGAGAAGATAGAGGATCTAATGGAACCCGTGCTAGAGGAAGCTAGGGAAGTCGCAAAAGAAACCAAGGAAAGAGAAAAGCACAAAAACAATGACATTGATTAA